The following coding sequences are from one Pseudopipra pipra isolate bDixPip1 chromosome 16, bDixPip1.hap1, whole genome shotgun sequence window:
- the NHERF2 gene encoding Na(+)/H(+) exchange regulatory cofactor NHE-RF2 isoform X2: MARKRVVQRIKAVETETRLLVVDKETDEYLCSLRLTCTEDMVHNGILLSSSVSPSKALGSDNGEVWKPQLDLSGGSLQRHSHSFSSHGSRKDLNGQKELCPRLCHLKKGPNGYGFNLHSEKSRPGQFIRSVDPDSPASRAGLRPQDRLVEVNGINVEGLRHSEVVSHIKSRENEARLLVVDPETDEYFKKLGVTPTEEHTKGVVPQPMTNGSAQTQLNGGSTSSSHSDLQSPGKESEDGDGDKKDPFEESGLSLSPTAAEAKEKVRAKRVKKRAPQMDWNKKREIFSNF; the protein is encoded by the exons gtCGTGCAGCGCATCAAAGCCGTGGAGACGGAGACGCGCCTGCTGGTGGTGGACAAGGAGACGGACGAGTACCTGTGCAGCCTGCGCCTGACCTGCACCGAGGACATGGTGCACAACGGGATCCTGCTCAGCTCCAGTGTCTCACCCTCCAAGGCCCTGGGCAGCGACAACGGGGAGGTCTGGAAGCCACAGCTGGATCTGAGCGGGGGCAGCCTCCAGCGGCATTCCCACAGCTTCTCCTCGCACGGCAGCAGGAAG GATTTAAATGGACAGAAGGAGCTGTGCCCACGTCTCTGCCACCTGAAGAAAGGCCCCAATGGTTACGGCTTCAACCTGCACAGCGAGAAGTCCCGGCCGGGGCAGTTCATCCGCTCGGTCGATCCCGACTCTCCGGCTTCCCGAGCGGGGCTGCGGCCCCAGGACCGGCTGGTGGAG GTGAACGGCATAAACGTGGAAGGCCTGCGGCACTCGGAGGTGGTGTCCCACATCAAATCCAGGGAGAACGAAGCCAGGCTCCTGGTGGTGGACCCCGAAACAGATGAATACTTCAAGAAGCTGGGGGTGACCCCCACGGAGGAGCACACCAAAG GGGTGGTGCCTCAGCCCATGACAAACGGATCCGCACAGACCCAG CTGAACGGAGGATCCACATCTTCATCTCACAGTGACCTGCAGAGTCCTGGGAAGGAATCAGAG GACGGAGACGGGGACAAGAAGGACCCGTTTGAGGAGAGCGGGCTGAGCCTGAGCCCCACGGCCGCCGAGGCCAAGGAGAAGGTGAGGGCCAAGCGGGTGAAGAAGCGAGCGCCGCAGATGGACTGGAACAAGAAACGGGAGATTTTCAGCAATTTCTGA
- the NTHL1 gene encoding endonuclease III-like protein 1 encodes MCAGRAGLRRLGPAGGNAASQTHGTPSIPRRSRRRKSIAIAYEPGQGDGVEPQRPRWEPRDWQEQLERIREMRRNRDAPVDEMGVQKCYDSSAPPQVMRYQVLLSLMLSSQTKDQVTSAAMLRLRQRGLTVDSVLQMDDATLGQIIYPVGFWRNKVKYIKQTTAILKQKYGGDIPSTVEELVQLPGVGPKMAHLAMDIAWDSVSGIAVDTHVHRITNRLKWVQKETKYPEETRVALEDWLPRDLWREINWLLVGFGQQTCLPVNPRCSQCLNQDICPAAKKH; translated from the exons ATGTgtgcgggcagggccgggctgcGGCGGCTCGGCCCGGCCGGGGGGAACGCGG CGAGCCAGACCCATGGCACCCCCAGCATCCCGAGGcgcagcaggagaaggaagagcaTCGCCATTGCCTATgagcctgggcagggggatggtgTTGAGCCCCAGAGACCACGCTGGGAGCCCAGGGactggcaggagcagctggagcgtATCCGGGAGATGAGGAGGAACAGAGATGCTCCTGTGGATGAGATGGGAGTGCAGAAGTGCTATGACAGCAGTGCACCTCCACAG GTCATGCGCTACCAGGTGCTGCTGTCGCTGATGTTGTCCAGCCAGACCAAGGACCAGGTGACATCGGCTGCGATGCTGCGCCTGCGCCAGCGCGGCCTCACCGTCGACAGCGTCCTGCAGATGGACGATGCCACGCTGGGCCAGATCATCTATCCCGTGGGGTTCTGGAGG AACAAGGTGAAGTACATAAAGCAGACGACAGCCATCCTGAAGCAGAAATATGGAGGTGACATCCCGAGCACTGTGGAGGAGCTGGTGCAGCTGCCAGGGGTTGGGCCCAAAATGGCCCACTTGGCCATGGACATTGCCTGGGACAGTGTGTCTGGGATAG ctgtGGACACCCACGTGCACAGGATCACCAACAGGCTGAAGTGGGTGCAGAAGGAGACCAAGTATCCTGAGGAGACTCGGGTGGCACTGGAGGACTGGCTGCCCAG ggatCTCTGGAGGGAGATCAACTGGCTCCTGGTGGGCTTTGGCCAGCAGACCTGCCTGCCTGTGAACCCTCGCTGCAGCCAGTGCCTCAATCAGGACATTTGCCCAGCTGCCAAGAAACACTGA